A genomic segment from Nicotiana sylvestris chromosome 1, ASM39365v2, whole genome shotgun sequence encodes:
- the LOC138872724 gene encoding uncharacterized protein produces the protein MEMLRQIQLNIPLMDALREMPDYAKMMKDLMSRKFDFQNLSTVTLTQTCSVVVTKPMAQKMSDPSSFTILCTIGSYAFAKALYDLGASINFMPLVVYTKLGIGRARPTLMLLKLADHEEIPIILGRSFLATGRALIDCETRELKMRLNDEEVIFNVQQSMRRPSEYANSSLVEAVDVILQEDDVTLTAKYLLEACLTNLEEMDGEGLA, from the exons atggagatgctgcgtcaaattcaattgaatattccttTGATGGATGCCTTGAGGGAGATGCCAGATTATGCGAAGATGATGAAAGATCTAATGTCACGGAAGTTTGATTTTCAGAACCTATCCACAGTGACTCTGACGCAGACCTGCAGTGTAGTAGTGACCAAACCGATGGCTCAAAAGATGTCAGACCCAAGTAGCTTCACTATTCTATGCACGATTGGGagttatgcctttgcaaaggcattatATGATTTGGGAGCCAGCATAAATTTTATGCCTCTAGTTGTATACACCAAACTGGGCATTGGCAGAGCTAGACCGACTTTGATGCTGCTGAAGCTAGCTGACC ATGAGGAGATACCTATCATTTTAGGTCGGTCATTTTTGGCCACTGGGAGAGCACTGATCGATTGTGAGACTAgggaattaaaaatgagactgaacgatgaagaagtcatattcaatGTTCAACAATCTATGAGGAGACCCAGTGAATATGCTAATTCCTCTCTAGTGGAGGCAGTGGATGTGATCCTGCAAGAAGATGATGTGACCCTGACTGCTAAATATCTATTAGAGGCATGTCTGAcaaatttagaagagatggatggtgaagggttagcttag